The DNA segment TCGTTGATTGTCGTGACGCGTAATTGCGCCAGAAAGTGCTATTCCGTAAATTCCAGTTTCCAATATTGATTTTATATCAGTGAGATGAATTCCTCCGATGGCATAAATTGGAATTTCTATGTTGAGTTCGCGCAGTTTATTCATCGTGTTCTTGTATCCCGCAAGACTTAATATTGGACTTAAATGTTTTTTAGTAGTAGTAAATGCGTAGGGACCTAAACCAACATAACTGCAGTTTTCCTGAGAACGTTGTAAAACATCATCAAAAGTATTTGCCGTGCCACCAACTATCTTATCAGCTCCCACAATAATTTTGGCTGCTGAAATTGACATATCGCTGAATCCTAGATGAACTCCATCAGCATCAACTTCCTTTGCTATTGCTGGTGAGTCATTAATTATAAAAGTACAGCCGTATGACTCTATGGCTTTTTTAACCTGAATTGCAAGTTTTAGAACTTCTGTTTGAGAAGGATTTTTATACCGAAGCTGAATCCACTTTCCGCCCGCATCAAGAACTTTCTCGATGTTTAGCATTTGCTCTGCGGCAGTCTCACCTTGGGATATATATTGAATTTTATCATTCATTTTATTTATTCAATTTCATAGATTTAAATTTTTTTATAGGACATTCAGCATTCCATATAGTACCTAAAACAGCTACGTGATCAAATCCCGATTCGATTGCACTCTTCTGATTTCCTTCCTCGATACCGCCCAAAGCAACCAGTTTTGTTTCGAAATTCGTCCTAGATTTGACCGATTGAATTAAATCAACTTTTGACTTGTAATCTGGTTTCGAAATACTTGGATATATTGGACTTAGAAAAGCATATTCAAAAACTCTCGGCAGTTCATTAAAATCATTAATGCTATGAACAGATGTTGAGAGAATCAGCTTTTGCATATCAAAATCTTGTAGAATTTCGTGTCTTCTCGAGCGTGTTCTTTCATTAAAATGAATTCTGTTAATATTAAATTTTAGGCTTACGCCAAATTGCTGATGCAGAACAATTCTCGAATAATATTTTTCCTCTACCGAAGCTAAAAGTCTTTCTAATTCTTCCCTTGAACTATCAGGTTTTCGAAGATGGAAAATTTCTAAACCAGCATCAAAAAGTTGATTTATACAGCTAGCTTCATTGTGTAGAAATTTAGGACTGCTTACGACTATCATTGTTTAGGAATAAATTTCTTTGCCATTCAGAATGAATTCTTCTGATTTTTC comes from the Flavobacterium ardleyense genome and includes:
- a CDS encoding thiamine phosphate synthase; protein product: MIVVSSPKFLHNEASCINQLFDAGLEIFHLRKPDSSREELERLLASVEEKYYSRIVLHQQFGVSLKFNINRIHFNERTRSRRHEILQDFDMQKLILSTSVHSINDFNELPRVFEYAFLSPIYPSISKPDYKSKVDLIQSVKSRTNFETKLVALGGIEEGNQKSAIESGFDHVAVLGTIWNAECPIKKFKSMKLNK
- a CDS encoding thiamine phosphate synthase → MNDKIQYISQGETAAEQMLNIEKVLDAGGKWIQLRYKNPSQTEVLKLAIQVKKAIESYGCTFIINDSPAIAKEVDADGVHLGFSDMSISAAKIIVGADKIVGGTANTFDDVLQRSQENCSYVGLGPYAFTTTKKHLSPILSLAGYKNTMNKLRELNIEIPIYAIGGIHLTDIKSILETGIYGIALSGAITRHDNQRELYNQLYQLCNHYK